In one Melaminivora jejuensis genomic region, the following are encoded:
- a CDS encoding ABC transporter permease subunit, whose protein sequence is MKSNKAQWIAGAIALLVLPLVLQYFGNAWVRIADLALLYIMLALGLNIVVGYAGLLDLGYVAFYAVGAYMFGLLASPHLAENFAWFATHFPDGLHLSLWAVIPLALVLAAITGVLLGIPVLKLRGDYLAIVTLGFGEIIRIFMNNLDHPVNITNGPKGLGQIDSVKIFGLDLGRRLELFGFDISSVTLYYYLFLALVLITIVICYRLQDSRIGRAWMAIREDEIAAKAMGINTRNMKLLAFGMGASFGGVAGAMFGAFQGFVSPESFSLMESIMIVAMVVLGGIGHIPGVILGAVLLSALPEVLRYVAGPLQAMTDGRLDASILRQLLIALAMIIVMLLRPRGLWPSPEHGKSLAQKS, encoded by the coding sequence ATGAAAAGCAACAAGGCGCAATGGATTGCGGGCGCCATCGCGCTGCTTGTGCTGCCCCTCGTGCTGCAGTATTTCGGCAACGCCTGGGTGCGCATTGCCGACCTGGCGCTGCTCTACATCATGCTGGCGCTGGGCCTGAACATCGTGGTCGGCTATGCCGGCCTGCTGGATCTGGGCTATGTGGCCTTCTACGCCGTGGGCGCCTACATGTTCGGCCTGCTCGCCTCTCCGCACCTGGCGGAGAACTTCGCCTGGTTTGCCACGCACTTCCCCGACGGACTGCACCTGTCGCTGTGGGCCGTCATTCCGCTGGCGCTGGTGCTGGCGGCCATCACCGGCGTGCTGCTGGGCATTCCGGTGCTGAAGCTGCGCGGCGACTACCTGGCCATCGTGACGCTGGGCTTTGGCGAGATCATCCGCATCTTCATGAACAACCTGGATCACCCGGTCAACATCACCAACGGCCCCAAGGGGCTGGGGCAGATCGACTCGGTCAAGATCTTCGGCCTGGATCTGGGCCGGCGCCTGGAGCTTTTCGGCTTCGACATCAGCTCCGTCACGCTGTACTACTACCTGTTCCTGGCGCTGGTGCTCATCACCATCGTGATCTGCTACCGCCTGCAGGACTCGCGCATCGGCCGCGCCTGGATGGCCATTCGCGAGGACGAGATCGCCGCCAAGGCCATGGGCATCAACACGCGCAACATGAAGCTGCTGGCCTTCGGCATGGGCGCGTCCTTCGGCGGCGTGGCCGGTGCCATGTTCGGGGCCTTCCAGGGCTTCGTCTCGCCCGAGTCCTTCAGCCTGATGGAGTCCATCATGATCGTCGCCATGGTGGTGCTGGGCGGCATCGGCCACATCCCCGGCGTGATCCTGGGCGCGGTGCTGCTGTCGGCCCTGCCCGAGGTGCTGCGCTACGTCGCCGGGCCGCTGCAGGCCATGACCGACGGCCGGCTGGACGCCTCCATCCTGCGCCAGCTGCTGATCGCGCTGGCCATGATCATCGTCATGCTGCTGCGCCCGCGCGGCCTGTGGCCCTCGCCCGAGCACGGCAAGAGCCTGGCCCAGAAGTCCTGA
- a CDS encoding branched-chain amino acid ABC transporter permease, with amino-acid sequence MDILLQQIINGLVLGSMYALIALGYTMVYGIIQLINFAHGEVLMIGALTSWSCIGLMQQAMPGAPGWVILLLATLIACVVAAVLNFTIEKVAYKPLRNSPRLAPLITAIGMSLLLQTLAMIIWKPNYKPYPTLLPATPFQIGGAVITTTQILILGVTVLALSTMVYLVNYTRLGRAMRATAENPRVAALMGVKPDMVISATFIIGAVLAAIAGIMYASNYGTAQHTMGFLPGLKAFTAAVFGGIGNLAGAVIGGILLGLIEAIGSGYIGALTGGVLGSHYTDIFAFIVLIIILTLRPSGLLGERVADRA; translated from the coding sequence ATGGACATCTTGCTGCAGCAGATCATCAATGGTCTGGTTCTGGGCAGCATGTACGCCCTGATAGCCCTGGGCTATACCATGGTGTACGGCATCATCCAGCTGATCAATTTCGCTCACGGCGAGGTGCTCATGATCGGCGCGCTCACCAGCTGGAGCTGCATCGGCCTGATGCAGCAGGCCATGCCCGGCGCCCCCGGCTGGGTCATCCTGCTGCTGGCCACCTTGATTGCCTGCGTGGTGGCGGCGGTGCTGAACTTCACCATCGAAAAAGTCGCCTATAAGCCGCTGAGGAACAGCCCGCGCCTGGCGCCCCTGATCACCGCCATCGGCATGTCGCTGCTGCTGCAGACCCTGGCCATGATCATCTGGAAGCCCAACTACAAGCCGTATCCGACGCTGCTGCCGGCCACGCCGTTCCAGATCGGCGGCGCCGTCATCACGACCACGCAGATCCTGATCCTGGGCGTCACGGTGCTGGCGCTGTCCACCATGGTCTATCTGGTCAACTACACCCGGCTGGGCCGGGCCATGCGCGCCACGGCCGAGAACCCGCGCGTGGCCGCGCTGATGGGCGTCAAGCCCGACATGGTGATCTCGGCCACCTTCATCATCGGCGCCGTGCTGGCGGCGATTGCCGGCATCATGTACGCCTCCAACTACGGCACGGCGCAGCACACCATGGGCTTTCTGCCGGGCCTCAAAGCCTTTACCGCAGCCGTGTTCGGCGGCATCGGCAACCTGGCCGGGGCCGTGATCGGCGGCATCTTGCTGGGCCTGATCGAGGCCATCGGCTCGGGCTACATCGGCGCTCTCACGGGCGGCGTGCTGGGCAGCCACTACACCGACATCTTTGCCTTCATCGTGCTGATCATCATCCTGACGCTGCGCCCCTCGGGCCTGCTGGGTGAGCGCGTGGCCGACCGGGCCTGA
- a CDS encoding replication-associated recombination protein A has translation MKPSDQTATHQPLAERLRPRTLAEVIGQQHILGPGKPLRLAFESGRPHSCILWGPPGVGKTTIARLMARAFDAQFITISAVLGGVKDIREAVQQAEGALHGLAPQRTIVFVDEVHRFNKSQQDAFLPHVESGLFTFVGATTENPSFEVNSALLSRAVVYVLQPLDTDDLKQIVARAQASQALPAMKKEALERLIAYADGDARRLLNTLETLAITAAQAGIERIDDAWLLSVLGQQMRRYDKGGEQFYDTISALHKSVRGSDPDAALYWLVRMLDGGADPRYLARRIVRMAWEDIGLADPRAMQITNDAAQTYERLGSPEGELALAQAVLYLAVAPKSNAGYAAYNKARAFVKGDATRPVPLHLRNAPTQLMKQLDYGRGYRYAHDEEGGFAAGASYLPDGMAPPGFYQPVPRGLEIRIGEKLQELRARNAAAQTADQP, from the coding sequence ATGAAACCTTCCGACCAGACCGCAACTCACCAACCCCTGGCCGAGCGCCTGCGCCCGCGCACGCTGGCCGAGGTCATCGGCCAGCAGCACATCCTGGGGCCGGGCAAGCCGCTGCGCCTGGCGTTCGAGTCGGGCCGACCGCATAGCTGCATCCTGTGGGGGCCACCCGGCGTGGGCAAGACGACCATCGCCCGGCTGATGGCACGCGCCTTCGATGCCCAGTTCATCACCATCAGTGCCGTGCTGGGTGGCGTCAAGGACATCCGCGAGGCCGTGCAACAGGCCGAGGGCGCCCTGCACGGCCTGGCGCCGCAGCGCACCATCGTCTTCGTCGATGAGGTACACCGCTTCAACAAAAGCCAGCAGGACGCCTTCCTGCCGCACGTGGAAAGCGGCCTGTTCACCTTCGTCGGCGCGACTACCGAGAACCCGTCCTTCGAGGTCAACTCGGCCCTGTTGTCGCGCGCCGTGGTCTATGTGCTGCAGCCGCTCGATACTGATGATTTGAAGCAAATTGTGGCACGAGCCCAAGCCAGTCAAGCGCTGCCAGCTATGAAAAAAGAAGCGTTGGAGCGCCTGATCGCCTACGCCGATGGCGATGCGCGGCGCCTGCTCAACACGCTGGAGACGCTGGCTATCACCGCCGCCCAGGCCGGCATCGAGCGCATCGATGACGCCTGGCTGCTGTCGGTGCTGGGCCAGCAGATGCGCCGCTATGACAAGGGCGGCGAGCAGTTCTACGACACCATCAGCGCGCTGCACAAGTCGGTGCGCGGCTCTGACCCCGACGCCGCGCTGTACTGGCTGGTGCGGATGCTCGACGGCGGCGCCGATCCGCGCTACCTGGCGCGGCGCATCGTGCGCATGGCCTGGGAGGACATCGGCCTGGCCGATCCGCGCGCCATGCAGATCACCAATGACGCCGCCCAGACCTACGAGCGCCTGGGCAGCCCCGAGGGCGAGTTGGCGCTGGCCCAGGCCGTGCTCTACCTGGCCGTGGCGCCCAAGAGCAACGCCGGCTATGCCGCTTACAACAAGGCGCGCGCCTTCGTCAAGGGCGACGCCACGCGGCCCGTTCCGCTGCACCTGCGCAACGCGCCCACGCAGCTCATGAAGCAGCTCGACTATGGCCGTGGCTACCGCTACGCGCACGACGAGGAGGGCGGCTTTGCCGCCGGCGCCAGCTACCTGCCCGACGGCATGGCGCCGCCGGGCTTTTATCAGCCCGTGCCGCGCGGGCTGGAGATTCGCATCGGCGAAAAGCTGCAGGAGCTGCGCGCGCGCAACGCTGCAGCACAGACTGCCGACCAACCCTGA
- a CDS encoding uracil-DNA glycosylase family protein: protein MPSKKIIPSPAAQPLPLHEFLPRVRACTLCAPHLPLGPRPVLQAGSGAHLLIASQAPGRKVHASGVPFDDASGERLRDWLRLPREVFYDETRVAIVPMGFCYPGKGASGDAPPRPECAPTWRAPLLALLPHIALTVAVGQYAIGWHLPASRGRPLAETVRASIQPGSRVIALPHPSPRNNGWLKHHPWFEAECLPLLRARVAQALAQGLEQEPTSGD, encoded by the coding sequence ATGCCCAGCAAGAAAATCATCCCCTCCCCGGCGGCCCAACCCCTGCCGCTGCACGAGTTTTTGCCGCGCGTGCGCGCCTGTACCTTGTGCGCACCGCATCTGCCGCTGGGGCCGCGCCCGGTGCTGCAGGCGGGCAGCGGCGCACACCTGCTGATCGCCAGCCAGGCACCGGGGCGCAAGGTACACGCCTCGGGCGTGCCGTTTGACGATGCCAGCGGCGAGCGCCTGCGCGACTGGCTGCGGCTGCCGCGCGAGGTGTTCTATGACGAGACGCGTGTGGCCATCGTGCCCATGGGCTTTTGCTACCCCGGCAAGGGGGCTTCGGGCGATGCACCGCCGCGCCCCGAATGCGCGCCGACCTGGCGCGCGCCGCTGCTGGCGCTGCTGCCGCACATCGCGCTGACGGTGGCCGTGGGCCAGTACGCCATCGGCTGGCACCTGCCCGCCAGCCGGGGCCGGCCACTGGCGGAGACGGTGCGTGCCAGCATCCAGCCCGGCAGCCGCGTCATCGCCCTGCCCCACCCCAGCCCGCGCAACAACGGCTGGCTCAAGCACCACCCGTGGTTCGAGGCCGAGTGCCTGCCGCTGCTGCGCGCGCGCGTGGCCCAGGCGCTGGCGCAGGGTCTGGAACAGGAGCCGACAAGCGGCGATTGA
- a CDS encoding cytochrome C oxidase subunit II — MSAILPPSERLWWKHPLDRLEAVWIAISFIWCMVMFFMMTLWHVYGKQNLATETYKTTPAKFAEQAQAAAAKWTVRTETEQQIPVVAPPEGADVYMLGRLWSWWPILELEKGKTYKLHLSAMDYNHGFSLLPTNINIQVVPGYEHVIKVTPNESGTFSVVCNEYCGIGHHEMVGRIYVK; from the coding sequence ATGAGCGCAATACTCCCGCCGTCGGAGCGGCTGTGGTGGAAGCACCCGCTGGATCGCCTCGAAGCTGTCTGGATCGCCATCTCCTTCATCTGGTGCATGGTGATGTTCTTCATGATGACGCTGTGGCACGTCTACGGTAAGCAGAACCTGGCTACCGAAACCTACAAGACCACACCGGCCAAGTTCGCCGAACAGGCCCAGGCCGCCGCCGCCAAGTGGACGGTGCGCACCGAGACCGAGCAGCAGATCCCCGTCGTTGCGCCGCCCGAGGGAGCAGACGTGTACATGCTCGGCCGGCTGTGGAGCTGGTGGCCCATCCTGGAGCTGGAAAAAGGCAAGACCTACAAGCTGCACCTGTCGGCCATGGACTACAACCACGGCTTCTCGCTGCTGCCCACCAACATCAACATCCAGGTCGTGCCGGGCTACGAGCACGTCATCAAGGTCACGCCCAACGAGAGCGGCACCTTTTCCGTCGTGTGCAACGAGTACTGCGGCATCGGCCACCACGAGATGGTGGGCCGCATCTACGTGAAGTGA
- a CDS encoding cbb3-type cytochrome c oxidase subunit I produces MTTATTYRTCPRTGLQFEAQAEKLMIANAFMAVVALLVGGILAIGVVLTRWPAVHWLAADTFYMVLTAHGIDMLIFWIIFFEVAVLYFASSTLLRCRIATPKIAWAGFALMLVGAVWNNIVVFQGESSVMMTSYVPMMAHWSFYLSLILFAVGALVACGVFFGTLVVARREKTYEGSIPLVTFGAMTAAIIAVFTILSGAFILVPTFFVSIGLLGSVDPLIYRVVWWAFGHSSQQINVAAHISIWYAVAAIAFGAKPMSERVSRGAFLLYILFLQLASAHHILADPGVSTEWKIVNTSYFMYFAVLASMIHALSIPGAMEVAQRARGYNKGLFEWLRKAPWSNPTFSGVFIALVGFGFLGGISGVMMGTEQLNLLIHNTIYVPGHFHATVVVGTTLTFMALTYFLIPSLFRREMIAPGLARLQPYLFGFSMYFFCLVMMGAGTLGVSRRHWDMAFNGNALAYEWPGAAYLMMGLVGIGGVAAIAGGAIYIYVTVGSLLWGRRLDAGQPSPKFTPVPRAAPTVAAQTYGSAGFVAPGTFVLAMFFLVSFILYYFVNWKYLGQLWGLS; encoded by the coding sequence ATGACCACCGCAACCACTTACCGCACCTGCCCGCGCACCGGCCTGCAATTCGAGGCCCAGGCGGAAAAACTCATGATCGCCAACGCCTTCATGGCCGTCGTGGCGCTGCTGGTCGGCGGCATCCTGGCCATCGGCGTGGTGCTCACGCGCTGGCCGGCCGTGCATTGGCTGGCCGCCGACACCTTCTACATGGTGCTCACCGCACATGGCATCGACATGCTGATCTTCTGGATCATCTTCTTCGAGGTCGCGGTGCTGTACTTCGCCTCCTCGACGCTCCTGCGCTGCCGCATCGCCACGCCGAAGATTGCCTGGGCCGGCTTTGCGCTGATGCTGGTGGGTGCGGTGTGGAACAACATCGTCGTGTTCCAGGGCGAGTCCAGCGTGATGATGACCTCCTACGTGCCCATGATGGCGCACTGGTCGTTCTACCTGAGCCTGATCCTGTTCGCCGTCGGCGCGCTGGTCGCCTGCGGGGTGTTCTTCGGCACCCTGGTGGTCGCCAGGCGCGAGAAGACTTATGAAGGCTCCATCCCCCTGGTGACCTTCGGCGCCATGACGGCGGCCATCATCGCGGTGTTCACCATCCTGTCGGGCGCATTCATCCTGGTGCCGACCTTCTTCGTGTCCATCGGGTTGCTGGGGAGCGTCGACCCGCTGATCTACCGCGTCGTGTGGTGGGCCTTCGGCCATTCTTCGCAGCAGATCAACGTGGCCGCGCACATCTCCATCTGGTATGCGGTGGCGGCGATCGCCTTCGGCGCCAAGCCCATGTCCGAGCGTGTCAGCCGCGGCGCCTTCCTGCTCTACATCCTGTTCCTGCAGCTGGCCAGCGCGCACCACATCCTGGCCGACCCGGGCGTGTCCACCGAGTGGAAGATCGTCAACACCAGCTACTTCATGTACTTTGCCGTGCTGGCCTCGATGATCCACGCGCTGTCCATCCCCGGCGCCATGGAGGTGGCGCAGCGCGCACGCGGCTACAACAAGGGCCTGTTCGAGTGGCTGCGCAAGGCGCCCTGGAGCAACCCGACCTTCTCGGGCGTGTTCATCGCGCTGGTGGGCTTTGGCTTCCTGGGCGGCATCTCGGGCGTGATGATGGGCACCGAGCAGCTCAACTTGCTGATCCACAACACCATCTACGTGCCCGGGCACTTCCACGCCACGGTGGTGGTCGGCACCACGCTGACCTTCATGGCGCTGACCTACTTCCTGATCCCGTCGCTGTTCAGGCGCGAGATGATCGCCCCCGGCCTGGCACGCCTGCAGCCCTACCTGTTCGGCTTCTCGATGTACTTCTTCTGCCTGGTCATGATGGGTGCAGGTACGCTGGGCGTCTCGCGCCGGCACTGGGACATGGCCTTCAACGGCAACGCCCTGGCCTATGAGTGGCCCGGCGCGGCCTACCTGATGATGGGCCTGGTGGGCATAGGCGGCGTGGCGGCGATTGCCGGCGGCGCCATCTACATCTACGTCACCGTGGGTTCGCTGCTGTGGGGCCGCCGGCTCGATGCGGGCCAGCCCAGCCCGAAGTTCACCCCCGTGCCGCGTGCCGCACCGACGGTCGCCGCGCAGACCTATGGCTCGGCGGGCTTCGTCGCCCCCGGCACCTTCGTGCTGGCCATGTTCTTCCTGGTGTCCTTCATCCTGTACTACTTCGTCAACTGGAAGTACCTGGGCCAGTTGTGGGGCCTGAGCTGA
- the cyoE gene encoding heme o synthase — protein sequence MNTATLSSGTRTTAQLARDVISLFKLRIGVLIMLTALVGMAITPGPAPSAWQVLVLALSVLLASASAGAFNQYVEHESDRLMQRTRRRAFATGALPHHPAWLVLMAALLGGAVASAWLALNAVAALHVFLGAFFYGVVYTLWLKRRTAWNIVIGGLAGSFAVLAGAAAVDPALGPLPWLLALVLFLWTPPHFWSLAIANSTDYAQAGVPMLPVVLGPQRAARVVLVSTVLLFLASLAPLAHGAGVAYGIGALAGGLHFVRKSWALARRPERATAMASFFASLIQLSLLLMAASLDALLR from the coding sequence ATGAACACCGCAACGCTTTCGTCCGGCACGCGCACCACGGCACAACTGGCACGCGATGTCATCTCGCTGTTCAAGCTGCGCATCGGCGTGCTGATCATGCTCACGGCCCTGGTGGGCATGGCCATCACCCCCGGCCCGGCGCCCAGCGCCTGGCAGGTGCTGGTGCTGGCGCTGTCGGTGCTGCTGGCCTCGGCCAGTGCCGGCGCCTTCAACCAGTATGTCGAGCACGAGAGCGACCGGCTGATGCAGCGCACGCGCCGGCGCGCCTTTGCCACCGGCGCCCTGCCGCACCATCCGGCCTGGCTGGTGCTGATGGCTGCGTTGCTGGGCGGGGCCGTGGCCAGCGCCTGGCTGGCACTCAACGCCGTGGCTGCGCTGCACGTCTTCCTGGGAGCCTTCTTCTACGGTGTGGTCTATACCCTGTGGCTCAAGCGACGCACGGCCTGGAACATCGTCATCGGCGGTCTGGCCGGCAGCTTTGCCGTGCTGGCCGGCGCGGCGGCGGTCGATCCGGCCCTGGGGCCGCTGCCCTGGCTGCTGGCGCTGGTGCTGTTCCTGTGGACGCCGCCGCACTTCTGGAGCCTGGCGATTGCCAACAGCACCGACTACGCCCAGGCCGGCGTGCCCATGCTGCCCGTGGTGCTGGGGCCGCAGCGTGCGGCGCGCGTCGTGCTGGTCAGCACCGTGCTGCTGTTCCTGGCCTCGCTGGCGCCGCTGGCCCATGGCGCCGGCGTGGCCTATGGCATCGGGGCGCTGGCAGGTGGCCTGCACTTCGTGCGCAAGTCCTGGGCGCTGGCGCGCCGGCCCGAGCGCGCCACGGCCATGGCCTCCTTCTTCGCCTCGCTGATCCAGTTGAGCCTGCTGCTGATGGCGGCCAGCCTGGATGCATTGCTGCGCTGA
- a CDS encoding SCO family protein — protein MTLQPQPCTPVPHRPAQHPSAALATLARRAALALALTAGLAGAEGNPPPALDLDAALRASQAALGRTVGEHILLDREGRPISLAAYRGKPLLVSFIYTGCFQICPTTTRSLQETVQGVQRAVGPNQFNVVSIGFNQPADSPQALKAFATQFGIHEANWEFLSPPAAIVPALAENFGFMFQATPAGFDHVLQVSLLDAQGRIVRQIYGEQPLPAELGEPLKMLLAGAPLQPDTLLNQVVDRVRILCTVYDPETGAYRVDYTLPIQIAGGVTFFVAMVLFFLNEWRTARRNRRRQEVRSA, from the coding sequence ATGACGCTCCAGCCCCAGCCTTGCACGCCAGTGCCGCACCGTCCGGCGCAGCACCCGTCCGCAGCACTGGCCACGCTGGCCCGCCGGGCGGCGCTGGCACTGGCGCTGACCGCCGGGCTGGCCGGGGCCGAGGGCAATCCGCCGCCCGCCCTCGATCTGGACGCCGCCCTGCGCGCCAGCCAGGCCGCGCTGGGGCGCACGGTGGGCGAGCACATCCTGCTCGACCGCGAAGGCCGGCCCATCTCGCTGGCCGCCTACCGGGGCAAGCCGCTGCTGGTCAGTTTCATCTACACCGGCTGCTTCCAGATCTGCCCGACCACCACGCGCTCGCTGCAGGAGACGGTGCAGGGCGTGCAGCGCGCCGTGGGGCCGAACCAGTTCAATGTGGTCAGCATCGGCTTCAACCAGCCGGCGGACTCGCCACAGGCGCTCAAGGCCTTTGCCACGCAATTCGGCATACATGAAGCCAACTGGGAATTCCTCAGCCCGCCGGCGGCCATCGTGCCGGCGCTGGCCGAGAATTTCGGCTTCATGTTCCAGGCCACGCCCGCCGGCTTCGACCATGTGCTGCAGGTCTCCTTGCTGGATGCGCAAGGGCGCATCGTGCGCCAGATCTATGGCGAGCAGCCCCTGCCGGCGGAACTCGGCGAGCCGCTCAAGATGCTGTTGGCCGGCGCCCCGCTGCAGCCCGACACGCTGCTCAACCAGGTTGTGGATCGGGTGCGCATCCTGTGTACGGTGTACGACCCCGAGACCGGCGCCTACCGGGTGGACTACACGCTGCCCATCCAGATCGCCGGCGGCGTGACCTTCTTCGTGGCCATGGTGCTGTTCTTCCTCAACGAATGGCGCACGGCGCGCAGAAATCGCCGCCGCCAGGAGGTGCGCAGCGCCTGA
- a CDS encoding hydrogenase iron-sulfur subunit has product MTPWPTSHHGAAAAIWRRLEHGLDSLAGAAGNPLRHLGALGVLLMLLLLSSGVVLYIVLDTSAAGAHASIDALAAVPWRLGDALRGLHRYGADALALVLALHIAREALLGRFRHWRRAIWWTGVPLVALAFVSAIGGFWLNWDRLGQYSAVATAEWLDALPGFGAPLARNFLAGTSLSDRLFTLFLFIHIGVPLLLAFGLWFHIQRLSLVRILPPRGLLWTTLATLLTLSLAAPVHSQGPADLASQPTALALDWWLLFIHPLVQATTPEVGWLLVALAFALLALLPLWPGSTTRAPAAVVQPEQCSGCTLCLDDCPYGAISMVAHPSGKPGALLAQVHPDLCASCGICAGSCPSSTPFRGMDTLVTGIDLPQWPVDALRTRLRQGLQAMSGPARYVALTCAQGAQLDRQQPDVLHLPLVCAGALPPSFIEYALRHGADGVLVSGCRVGGCEFRLGQQWTDKRLAGQRPPQLRRSVPRQRLQVVWADEGDEDTLRAALHTLRQHCPTGMEPGHKEIAA; this is encoded by the coding sequence ATGACACCCTGGCCGACCAGCCACCACGGCGCCGCAGCAGCCATCTGGCGGCGGCTGGAGCACGGCCTGGACAGCCTGGCCGGCGCCGCCGGCAATCCGCTCAGGCACCTGGGCGCCCTGGGTGTCCTGCTGATGCTGTTGCTGCTGTCCAGTGGCGTGGTGCTGTACATCGTGCTGGACACCTCGGCTGCCGGCGCCCACGCCTCCATCGACGCCCTGGCTGCCGTGCCGTGGCGGCTGGGCGATGCCCTGCGCGGCCTGCATCGCTATGGCGCCGACGCCCTGGCGCTGGTGCTGGCCCTGCACATCGCCCGCGAGGCGCTGCTGGGGCGCTTTCGCCACTGGCGCCGCGCCATCTGGTGGACGGGCGTGCCGCTGGTGGCCCTGGCCTTCGTCAGCGCCATCGGCGGCTTCTGGCTGAACTGGGATCGCCTGGGCCAGTACTCCGCCGTGGCCACGGCGGAATGGCTGGATGCCCTGCCCGGCTTCGGCGCCCCGCTGGCGCGCAACTTCCTGGCCGGCACCAGCCTGAGCGACCGGCTGTTCACGCTGTTCCTGTTCATCCACATCGGCGTGCCGCTGCTGCTGGCCTTCGGACTGTGGTTCCACATCCAGCGCCTCAGCCTGGTGCGCATTCTGCCGCCGCGCGGCCTGCTGTGGACGACGCTGGCGACGCTGCTGACACTGTCCCTGGCCGCGCCGGTACACAGCCAGGGGCCTGCCGACCTGGCCAGCCAGCCCACGGCGCTGGCGCTGGACTGGTGGCTGCTGTTCATCCATCCGCTGGTGCAGGCGACCACGCCCGAGGTCGGCTGGCTGCTGGTGGCGCTGGCCTTCGCCCTGCTGGCGCTGCTGCCCCTGTGGCCAGGCAGCACGACGCGCGCGCCGGCAGCCGTGGTGCAGCCCGAGCAGTGCAGCGGCTGCACGCTCTGCCTGGACGACTGCCCCTACGGCGCCATCAGCATGGTGGCGCACCCCAGCGGCAAGCCCGGCGCCCTGTTGGCCCAGGTGCATCCCGACCTGTGCGCCAGCTGCGGCATCTGCGCCGGCTCCTGCCCCTCGTCCACGCCGTTTCGCGGCATGGACACCCTGGTCACCGGCATCGACTTGCCACAGTGGCCGGTGGACGCACTGCGCACCCGGCTGCGCCAGGGCCTGCAGGCCATGAGCGGCCCGGCGCGCTATGTGGCGCTGACCTGCGCCCAGGGCGCGCAACTCGATCGGCAGCAGCCCGACGTGCTGCACCTGCCACTGGTGTGCGCCGGCGCCCTGCCGCCGTCCTTCATCGAATACGCCTTGCGCCACGGTGCCGATGGCGTGCTGGTCAGCGGCTGCCGCGTGGGCGGCTGCGAATTCCGCCTGGGCCAGCAGTGGACGGACAAGCGCCTGGCCGGCCAGCGCCCACCCCAGTTGCGCCGCAGCGTGCCGCGCCAACGCCTGCAGGTGGTCTGGGCTGACGAAGGCGACGAGGACACCCTGCGCGCCGCGCTGCATACCCTGCGCCAGCACTGCCCCACCGGCATGGAGCCAGGACACAAGGAGATCGCTGCATGA